In Arthrobacter sp. QXT-31, one genomic interval encodes:
- a CDS encoding glycosyltransferase produces MKIALTKSSLLIPPTYFAVAHALKMSGEMEFRFFTMAAETAGIPADLPIVDFAPQRHLPFKAREKYLPVVMPKMARAIANYGPDVIHQHFATWSWPAVKASRRAGTPLLTTVHGADVVAAGRQPTSMMARWHQYNLRQSMEQSTRILAVSRYLAGLAVQNGFPAEKIDVHYQGVDTDVFVPGQRNTENPAPVALFIGALNQQKGIAHLITASNELIGTVPHRLVVAGRGPLEEEVAAAAKQNAHITFLGQLDRPGVLQQLQQADVLVAPSRLHNGAREAAGLILLEAQACGTPVIAYNSGGISEMAGPGSGYLVPEDDIRSLRRRMEDIFRMDRPSMEQLRTAARTFAVTERSLQKSCEELSRHYHQLAATNGS; encoded by the coding sequence ATGAAGATCGCACTCACTAAGAGCTCCCTGCTCATTCCCCCTACCTACTTCGCTGTCGCCCACGCGTTGAAAATGAGCGGAGAAATGGAGTTCCGCTTCTTCACAATGGCTGCAGAGACAGCCGGCATTCCCGCCGATCTTCCCATCGTGGACTTTGCGCCGCAAAGACATTTGCCCTTCAAAGCCCGGGAGAAGTATCTTCCCGTCGTCATGCCCAAGATGGCCAGGGCCATCGCCAACTACGGTCCGGACGTGATCCATCAGCACTTTGCCACCTGGTCCTGGCCGGCAGTAAAAGCTTCCCGCCGCGCGGGTACTCCCCTGCTCACCACCGTGCACGGTGCGGACGTCGTCGCCGCGGGCAGACAGCCAACCTCCATGATGGCGCGTTGGCACCAATACAACCTTCGTCAGTCGATGGAGCAAAGCACCCGCATATTGGCCGTAAGCAGGTACTTGGCCGGCCTTGCTGTTCAGAACGGTTTCCCCGCAGAAAAGATCGACGTCCACTACCAGGGCGTCGATACCGATGTTTTCGTGCCGGGGCAACGGAACACTGAAAACCCGGCACCTGTTGCCTTGTTTATTGGCGCCCTCAACCAGCAAAAGGGCATCGCCCACCTGATAACGGCTTCCAACGAACTCATCGGCACTGTTCCCCACCGGCTCGTGGTCGCGGGTCGGGGTCCACTGGAGGAGGAAGTCGCAGCCGCGGCTAAGCAGAACGCCCATATAACATTTTTGGGGCAACTTGACCGTCCCGGCGTGCTTCAGCAGCTTCAGCAGGCAGATGTGCTGGTTGCGCCCAGCAGGCTCCACAATGGCGCACGCGAGGCGGCCGGACTCATACTTCTCGAGGCACAGGCCTGCGGGACCCCGGTGATCGCCTACAACAGCGGCGGCATTTCAGAGATGGCGGGCCCCGGTTCCGGTTATCTCGTTCCGGAAGACGATATCCGATCGCTGCGCAGAAGAATGGAAGACATCTTCCGCATGGACCGGCCGTCCATGGAGCAGCTGCGCACGGCTGCCCGCACTTTCGCCGTCACGGAGCGCAGCCTCCAAAAGAGCTGTGAGGAACTCTCCCGGCATTACCACCAGCTGGCTGCCACCAACGGCAGCTAG
- a CDS encoding glycosyltransferase: protein MYRALATANAFVDAGWKVTVLTATREVFEFQTGTDIELERKVDPRLRIVRAPFSWIRGEPDLAKWSRARIASNLLWSFMRAKSDRMAFPEPVYGGWKKALLDETDRIHQDDPVDLVIGTANPNVDFMPGWHLYKKAGIPYVMDYRDTWHLNVYTDTFVGSRLSRSARLEEKLLRSAAEVWFVNAPIRDWHAKTYPAGSSRFQVVANAFDPDFAQAFAGMSKPERSATEGLVFGYLGTIYGPMPLRESLEGWRIARSRSELLRNSRFEIHGRLGHYSEPDPAILALLKEYAGDGVTYEGPVSKTAVADKYKGFDALMLILGKSKYVTSGKVFEYAASGLPIASLHHPETASTSILSGHQDWFPVPDLLPESIAETILKTAQRAAVMTSGDYARNQAWADHLSRDKQLQPRIGHLTELVAEANNG from the coding sequence GTGTACCGTGCGCTCGCCACCGCCAACGCCTTTGTTGATGCTGGGTGGAAGGTTACCGTCCTCACGGCAACGAGGGAGGTCTTCGAGTTCCAAACGGGTACCGATATTGAGCTCGAACGGAAGGTTGATCCGCGCCTTCGCATCGTCCGTGCGCCGTTCAGTTGGATCCGCGGTGAGCCGGACCTCGCAAAATGGTCCCGGGCGAGGATAGCGTCAAACCTTCTCTGGTCCTTCATGCGGGCGAAGTCCGACCGGATGGCGTTCCCGGAGCCTGTCTACGGCGGTTGGAAGAAGGCTCTCCTCGACGAAACAGACCGCATCCACCAGGATGACCCGGTCGACCTCGTCATCGGTACGGCCAACCCGAATGTTGACTTTATGCCGGGTTGGCACCTGTACAAAAAAGCGGGCATCCCGTATGTCATGGACTATCGCGACACGTGGCACCTGAATGTCTACACGGACACGTTCGTGGGTTCCCGGTTGAGCCGCTCCGCCAGGCTTGAGGAAAAGCTCCTCCGCTCCGCCGCGGAAGTCTGGTTCGTTAACGCACCCATCCGCGACTGGCACGCCAAGACCTACCCCGCCGGGTCCAGCCGTTTCCAAGTGGTTGCGAATGCCTTCGATCCGGATTTTGCACAGGCCTTCGCGGGGATGTCCAAGCCGGAGCGGTCTGCTACCGAAGGACTGGTGTTCGGCTACCTCGGCACCATCTATGGGCCCATGCCCCTGCGGGAGTCCTTGGAGGGTTGGCGGATCGCCCGTAGCCGGTCTGAACTTCTCCGGAACTCCAGGTTCGAGATTCACGGCCGCCTGGGACACTATTCCGAACCCGATCCCGCCATCCTGGCACTGTTGAAGGAGTACGCCGGCGACGGCGTCACCTATGAAGGCCCCGTCAGCAAGACGGCCGTTGCCGACAAGTACAAGGGCTTTGACGCCCTGATGCTCATCCTCGGCAAGAGCAAGTATGTGACCAGCGGCAAAGTTTTTGAATACGCGGCAAGCGGGCTTCCCATCGCTTCCCTGCACCATCCTGAGACGGCCTCCACGTCCATCCTCTCCGGTCATCAGGACTGGTTCCCCGTTCCTGATCTTTTGCCAGAGAGCATCGCCGAAACAATCCTGAAGACGGCACAACGCGCGGCCGTCATGACTTCCGGGGACTATGCGAGAAACCAGGCCTGGGCAGACCACCTGTCCCGGGACAAACAGCTGCAGCCCCGGATCGGGCACCTGACCGAACTCGTAGCGGAGGCCAACAATGGATAA
- a CDS encoding glycosyltransferase family 4 protein, giving the protein MTRKDADPRVVHIFDCADVGATLVRTARAQGRPWSYLPARDTSQDGKELRGRLKRLGGVAGWTARRWSLTLPADFLHIHFGTRVDIATRWPQRPYIVHFHGTDIREFYNDPRQRPKIQWGADHAAAVVYSTPDLRKHAEPVRSDAVYLPNPVDWAELPEWTPAGPPRVVFASRWEDSKGGAEQLKVAAAIRDVTQGRVVLEGLDWGNMAEEARALGVRLVPKMPKAEYLRWMSGAHCVVGQSAGILAMSELQALSMGVPVVMNLGEGYYVDAPVLDGDGPEGLAAQALRALEDPLAVSAQANARAWVEKYHGPDAAVEKLAGIYRGVMAGR; this is encoded by the coding sequence ATGACGAGAAAAGACGCTGATCCTCGGGTGGTGCACATTTTTGACTGTGCCGACGTCGGCGCCACCTTGGTGCGGACGGCTCGTGCCCAGGGCCGGCCATGGAGCTACTTGCCGGCCCGGGACACGTCCCAGGACGGGAAGGAACTTCGCGGCCGGCTCAAGAGGTTAGGTGGAGTAGCCGGATGGACTGCCCGGCGCTGGTCCCTGACGCTGCCTGCCGATTTCCTGCACATTCACTTTGGCACCCGCGTCGACATCGCCACCCGGTGGCCGCAGCGGCCGTATATAGTCCATTTCCACGGCACGGATATCCGGGAGTTCTATAACGACCCCCGCCAGCGCCCGAAAATCCAGTGGGGGGCGGATCATGCGGCTGCGGTTGTGTACTCGACTCCGGATTTGCGGAAGCATGCTGAGCCTGTCCGGTCTGATGCCGTGTATTTGCCGAATCCGGTTGACTGGGCTGAGTTGCCGGAGTGGACTCCGGCGGGTCCGCCGCGGGTGGTTTTTGCTTCGCGGTGGGAGGATTCGAAGGGTGGTGCTGAACAGCTTAAGGTCGCGGCGGCCATCCGGGATGTGACCCAGGGGCGTGTGGTCCTTGAGGGTCTGGACTGGGGAAATATGGCGGAGGAGGCGCGGGCTCTTGGTGTGAGGCTCGTTCCCAAGATGCCGAAGGCGGAGTACCTGCGGTGGATGTCCGGTGCGCATTGCGTGGTGGGGCAGTCGGCCGGGATCTTGGCGATGAGTGAGCTGCAGGCCCTGTCGATGGGGGTTCCTGTGGTGATGAACCTGGGCGAGGGTTATTACGTGGATGCGCCCGTGCTGGATGGTGACGGGCCTGAGGGTTTGGCGGCTCAGGCTCTTCGCGCCTTGGAGGACCCTTTGGCGGTCTCGGCGCAGGCCAATGCCCGGGCATGGGTTGAGAAGTATCACGGCCCGGACGCGGCAGTTGAGAAGCTGGCGGGCATATACCGCGGCGTCATGGCCGGACGCTGA
- a CDS encoding ABC transporter ATP-binding protein, with protein MKNLISVLRPLLSTLPAGSRRFLLSYGIASACLALLDMLALGMIALLLPSLVSNRPVTLPVFGDVSDYVLPILGGVCTLIVLKGALAVLLLRVATRRFAQHEVAIGDRLFASYLASPWENRLKKNSSELIRMVDVGVGITVSGVLIPAMTLFGEFGTLIAVIVVLFVAEPLIAVVTLAYLGIIAFLLARVISPRSVAAGRENRHWSGRTVVMLTEAMNALKELTLAGRAGDVQEGVHDTRTRSSAARAQSIFLAQVPRYVLETALIVGFALVGGVGLATGGPAGAVSAIGLFAVAGFRLVPSLTRLQAVQSQANSSASFAHQVMRDITSGEELLATKAAERPQRELGTGKTDIVLHDVSFSYPNADRPALDRVNMTIPAGSHVALVGSSGAGKSTLVDILLGLLEPSSGYIEVAGENMDFVLDDWRKRIGYVPQEVSLFDATVGQNVALTWNPDKVEHEKVEAALRRAQLLDTIQGREGGIDAMVAERGLALSGGQRQRLGIARALYNEPNVLVMDEATSALDTSTEAAVTKAIHELHGEVTVITVAHRLATIRDADIVFFMRDGRVVAQGSFDEVVDTVPDFAAQAALAGLS; from the coding sequence ATGAAAAATCTAATCTCGGTTTTGCGGCCCCTGCTATCGACCCTGCCAGCCGGGAGCAGGCGGTTCCTGCTGAGCTATGGCATCGCCAGCGCCTGCCTGGCTCTGTTGGACATGCTGGCACTGGGAATGATCGCGCTGCTGCTGCCGTCCCTTGTCTCCAATAGGCCGGTCACGCTTCCGGTATTCGGGGACGTCTCGGACTACGTACTGCCAATCCTTGGCGGGGTCTGCACGCTCATCGTCCTGAAAGGGGCGCTGGCCGTCCTTCTCCTGAGGGTGGCGACGCGGCGCTTCGCCCAGCACGAAGTCGCGATCGGCGACCGACTGTTCGCCTCGTACCTCGCTTCGCCTTGGGAAAACCGGCTGAAGAAGAATTCCAGCGAGCTTATCCGAATGGTCGACGTCGGAGTTGGCATCACGGTTTCCGGTGTCCTGATCCCGGCGATGACACTCTTCGGTGAATTTGGCACGCTGATTGCTGTCATCGTCGTGCTTTTCGTCGCAGAGCCGCTCATCGCCGTCGTCACCCTTGCCTACCTGGGCATTATCGCCTTCCTCCTGGCCCGCGTAATCTCTCCCAGATCCGTCGCTGCGGGCAGGGAGAACCGCCATTGGTCCGGACGCACCGTCGTGATGCTCACCGAGGCGATGAACGCCCTCAAGGAACTGACCCTTGCCGGCAGGGCCGGTGACGTTCAGGAAGGGGTCCACGACACGAGGACGCGCAGTTCGGCCGCCCGCGCCCAATCGATATTCCTGGCGCAGGTCCCCCGCTACGTTCTTGAGACCGCCTTGATTGTCGGCTTTGCCCTCGTGGGCGGAGTCGGCCTCGCCACTGGCGGACCGGCAGGGGCTGTCAGTGCCATAGGCCTTTTTGCCGTCGCCGGCTTTCGGCTCGTGCCGTCATTGACCAGGCTCCAGGCCGTCCAGTCACAGGCAAACTCCAGCGCCTCCTTTGCCCACCAGGTCATGCGCGACATCACCAGCGGCGAGGAGCTCCTCGCAACCAAGGCTGCCGAGCGGCCGCAGCGCGAACTTGGCACCGGCAAGACTGACATTGTCCTGCACGACGTCTCCTTCAGCTACCCGAACGCTGACCGCCCTGCCCTCGACAGGGTGAATATGACCATCCCGGCTGGCTCCCACGTTGCACTCGTAGGTTCCTCCGGCGCCGGAAAATCCACTCTCGTGGATATTCTCCTCGGGCTGCTGGAACCCAGCAGCGGGTACATTGAAGTGGCCGGCGAGAATATGGATTTCGTGCTTGACGACTGGCGGAAGCGGATTGGCTACGTTCCGCAGGAAGTCTCACTGTTCGATGCGACAGTAGGCCAAAACGTGGCCCTCACATGGAACCCGGACAAGGTGGAGCATGAGAAGGTCGAAGCCGCGTTACGGCGGGCCCAACTGCTTGACACCATCCAGGGCCGCGAGGGCGGGATTGACGCAATGGTCGCCGAACGCGGCCTGGCCCTTTCAGGCGGTCAGCGCCAGCGTTTGGGGATTGCCCGGGCGCTCTACAACGAACCCAACGTGCTGGTCATGGATGAAGCAACCAGCGCCCTTGACACCAGCACCGAGGCAGCGGTCACCAAAGCTATTCACGAACTGCACGGAGAGGTGACAGTCATCACCGTCGCACACCGCCTGGCAACCATCCGGGACGCCGATATCGTTTTCTTCATGCGTGACGGCCGCGTCGTTGCCCAGGGTTCCTTTGATGAGGTTGTGGACACGGTCCCGGACTTCGCCGCGCAGGCGGCCCTGGCCGGCCTCAGCTAA
- a CDS encoding glycosyltransferase family 4 protein, whose amino-acid sequence MRQDIRLRQVPALWPLMAPGFVEDRDARVAVVGKTRHEPSVVHFFDCADVGKTLVSHGRREGYSWRHRPALAPGLGGTVPSGAFQSRYTNLSWRIRRTVEALRADLMHVHFGTRGGVANSRPVIPFVMHWHGTDIRTTYHTPKGRPNVQWGADHAAAVVYSTPDLRQHAEPVRSDAVYLPNPVDFAELPAWTPAGPPRVVFASRWEDSKGGAEQLAVAAAIRDVTQGRVVLEGLDWGNMAEEARALGVRLVPKMPKAEYLRWMSGAHCVVGQSAGILAMSELQALSMGVPVLMNLGEGYYVDAPVLEGDGPEGLAAQALHALEDPLAVSAQANARAWVEKYHGPDAAVEKLAGIYRGVMAGH is encoded by the coding sequence ATGCGGCAGGATATCCGCTTGCGCCAGGTACCGGCCCTCTGGCCCCTCATGGCGCCCGGATTCGTGGAAGACCGCGATGCTAGGGTTGCTGTCGTGGGAAAAACTAGGCACGAACCGTCCGTTGTCCATTTCTTTGATTGCGCGGACGTGGGCAAGACGCTTGTCTCTCATGGCAGGCGGGAAGGCTATAGCTGGCGGCATCGTCCCGCACTTGCCCCCGGCCTGGGCGGTACAGTTCCCTCCGGGGCTTTCCAGTCCAGGTACACCAACCTGTCCTGGCGGATACGCCGGACGGTCGAAGCACTTCGCGCTGACCTGATGCACGTCCATTTCGGCACCCGTGGCGGGGTCGCCAACAGCAGGCCGGTCATCCCCTTCGTTATGCACTGGCACGGCACGGACATCCGCACCACATACCACACACCCAAAGGGCGCCCGAACGTCCAGTGGGGGGCGGATCATGCGGCTGCGGTCGTGTACTCGACTCCGGATTTGCGGCAGCATGCTGAGCCTGTCCGGTCTGATGCGGTGTATCTGCCGAATCCGGTGGACTTTGCTGAGTTGCCGGCCTGGACTCCGGCCGGTCCGCCGCGGGTGGTTTTTGCCTCGCGCTGGGAGGATTCCAAAGGCGGTGCTGAGCAGCTCGCGGTCGCGGCGGCCATCCGGGATGTGACCCAGGGGCGTGTTGTCCTTGAAGGTCTTGACTGGGGGAACATGGCGGAGGAGGCGCGGGCGCTGGGCGTGAGGCTTGTTCCGAAGATGCCGAAGGCGGAGTACCTGCGGTGGATGTCCGGGGCCCACTGTGTGGTGGGGCAGTCGGCCGGGATCCTGGCGATGAGTGAGCTGCAGGCCCTGTCGATGGGTGTTCCGGTGCTGATGAATCTTGGTGAGGGTTATTACGTGGACGCGCCTGTGCTTGAGGGTGATGGGCCTGAGGGTTTGGCGGCCCAGGCTCTTCACGCTTTGGAGGATCCGTTGGCGGTCTCGGCGCAGGCCAATGCCCGGGCGTGGGTTGAGAAGTACCACGGCCCGGACGCGGCAGTGGAGAAGCTGGCGGGCATTTACCGCGGCGTCATGGCCGGACACTGA
- a CDS encoding GH25 family lysozyme, with product MQRSPNNRISAALTANVRRLGLVGGTALLSTMLCLGGGLPAQAVSPSPTDPASPEVSSLPSETAPPAAEPTPAQIDMTALRAEIGKDGAYLGQGVKRRAATFAKQSTASSLNAISTEAANTWMAPGVQGLDVSSHQTSVNWAAQYSMGARFAYVKATEGTTYKNPYFGSQYGGALASGMIRGAYHFALPGVSTAAAQADYFVNNGGGWSGDGKTMPPLLDIEYNPYSSLGNTCYNLSQAAMVNWIAAFSNRVLARTGRLPMIYTTTDWWTQCTGNSGAFSRQPLHLASYSRYVGSMPNGWGTYSVWQYSATGPFAGDSNAWNGDLASLRKFASTADGAVPTPSITSLGDVVAADSSGVLWDYPATGNGTFRTRKQIGVGWSGLRSINAIDWNADGVLDLIAQWKTGRVNIYLGIAAGGFATGPVLAASGWGNYQLTVGYWFNSSYYPQIISRDDSGVLRLWQNNSGAGVSGGTTIGQGWGGLNLTMIDFDGDGNQDVLAQRPGGEMLLYRTSGSGAFIAEARRTIGSGWHNMTSVTVTTNFKGAGTNGLMARNADGQLYYYPVPGNSAWGPVSAIGAGWNNYLIAGGETINVGTAPPAPTPVTPSISSASDVVTVDPSGNVYRRSSGTGTLGSATKIGTGFTGLASIHVTDWNADGIQDLATLSTTGVLGIQTGLPAGGFAARTVLASGLTGADVTFGTWIKASKYPGVVVRRADGSVRFHANPSGGALAPATSVASGFARTDISMADADGDGNQDLVAVDYLGRMTLYRSGGTGTLVSEARKLLASGWNTRDSISPIRGFAAAGSHGLLARDRAGQLSYYPLTAGALGAPSALSSGWTGHLIGGSGLLVPGHAIASTADILTADTAGGLWNRPAGNSSVSSPYQIGTGWSGMKSLNVVDWNSDGVADVLAQRSNGTLSLYPGSASGGFSTPFTVASSGFAQTTLVTGKWVSGSRFPGLLGYGADGALYYWGNATGRTVSGPVRLGSGWSGLKLAMIDFDSDGKQDLLAVNTAGAMRLYRSTGAIGFISEARRTVGSGWQSFRQFSANKGFAGTTSKGVMAVQTDGQMRYYPVVAGSRWGTSFMAGSVGSATTVSSTSGGS from the coding sequence ATGCAGCGTTCCCCCAACAACAGGATCTCCGCAGCGCTCACGGCAAACGTGAGGCGGCTTGGACTCGTGGGCGGCACAGCGCTGCTGTCCACGATGCTCTGCCTGGGTGGCGGACTCCCCGCTCAAGCAGTGTCGCCTTCCCCGACGGACCCAGCTTCTCCGGAAGTCTCTTCGCTGCCTTCGGAGACAGCCCCACCGGCAGCAGAGCCCACGCCGGCCCAGATCGACATGACCGCGCTCCGCGCCGAAATCGGCAAGGACGGCGCCTACCTCGGCCAGGGCGTCAAGCGCCGGGCCGCTACGTTCGCAAAGCAGTCCACGGCGTCGTCCCTTAACGCGATCTCCACCGAAGCGGCCAACACATGGATGGCACCCGGCGTGCAGGGCCTGGACGTCAGCAGCCACCAGACAAGTGTCAACTGGGCCGCGCAGTACAGCATGGGGGCACGGTTTGCCTACGTGAAAGCCACCGAGGGAACCACGTACAAAAACCCGTACTTCGGAAGCCAGTACGGCGGGGCGCTCGCCTCCGGCATGATTCGCGGGGCATATCACTTCGCCCTGCCCGGTGTCTCAACCGCCGCAGCCCAGGCCGATTACTTCGTCAACAACGGCGGCGGCTGGAGCGGTGACGGGAAAACCATGCCCCCGCTGCTGGATATTGAGTACAACCCTTACTCTTCCCTGGGCAACACTTGCTACAACCTAAGCCAGGCGGCGATGGTCAACTGGATCGCGGCTTTCTCCAACAGGGTGCTCGCCCGGACCGGACGCCTGCCCATGATCTACACCACCACCGACTGGTGGACCCAGTGCACCGGCAATTCGGGCGCCTTCAGCCGCCAGCCGCTGCATCTGGCGTCCTATTCGCGCTACGTGGGCTCCATGCCCAACGGATGGGGAACATACAGCGTCTGGCAGTACAGTGCCACCGGGCCGTTCGCCGGCGATTCCAATGCCTGGAACGGAGACCTCGCCAGCCTCCGGAAGTTCGCCTCCACGGCGGACGGCGCCGTGCCCACCCCCTCGATCACGTCACTGGGCGACGTGGTGGCAGCCGACTCCTCCGGTGTCCTCTGGGATTATCCGGCGACTGGCAACGGGACATTCCGCACCCGGAAGCAGATCGGCGTCGGCTGGAGCGGGCTGCGGTCCATCAACGCCATTGACTGGAACGCCGACGGCGTCTTAGACCTGATTGCCCAGTGGAAGACCGGGCGGGTCAACATCTACTTGGGGATCGCGGCCGGAGGTTTTGCCACCGGCCCTGTCCTCGCGGCGTCGGGCTGGGGCAACTACCAGCTGACGGTCGGATATTGGTTCAACAGCAGCTACTACCCGCAAATCATCAGCCGTGATGACTCAGGCGTGCTGCGCCTTTGGCAGAATAACTCTGGCGCCGGTGTCAGCGGAGGAACAACGATCGGTCAGGGCTGGGGCGGCCTTAACCTCACCATGATCGATTTCGACGGCGACGGCAACCAGGACGTCCTGGCGCAAAGGCCTGGCGGCGAAATGTTGCTGTACCGGACAAGCGGCAGCGGAGCCTTTATCGCCGAAGCCCGCAGGACCATCGGCAGCGGCTGGCACAACATGACGAGCGTAACCGTCACCACGAACTTCAAGGGGGCCGGCACGAACGGCCTCATGGCCCGCAATGCCGACGGTCAGCTCTACTATTATCCGGTGCCCGGCAATTCCGCATGGGGTCCCGTCAGTGCCATTGGCGCGGGTTGGAACAACTACCTCATCGCTGGCGGCGAAACGATCAACGTCGGCACGGCTCCCCCTGCTCCGACGCCGGTGACCCCCTCGATCTCCTCGGCCTCCGACGTCGTGACCGTTGATCCTTCGGGTAACGTCTACCGGCGAAGCTCAGGTACAGGCACCCTGGGGAGCGCCACGAAGATTGGCACCGGCTTCACCGGGCTCGCGTCCATCCACGTGACTGACTGGAACGCCGATGGCATCCAGGACCTGGCCACGCTGAGCACTACAGGCGTACTCGGAATCCAAACGGGACTGCCGGCCGGAGGCTTTGCCGCCCGCACCGTACTGGCCTCCGGCCTGACCGGAGCCGACGTCACCTTCGGTACCTGGATCAAGGCCTCCAAATATCCCGGCGTTGTAGTACGGCGGGCAGACGGCTCGGTCCGGTTCCATGCGAACCCCTCCGGAGGGGCGCTCGCCCCCGCGACCAGCGTCGCCTCCGGATTCGCGCGCACGGATATCTCCATGGCGGACGCCGACGGCGACGGGAACCAGGATCTCGTGGCGGTCGACTATCTCGGCCGGATGACACTGTACCGCTCCGGCGGAACAGGGACACTGGTTTCCGAAGCCCGCAAGCTTCTCGCCAGCGGATGGAACACCAGGGACAGCATCAGCCCGATCAGGGGCTTCGCGGCCGCGGGCTCGCACGGCCTGCTCGCCCGCGACCGCGCCGGCCAGTTGAGCTACTACCCGCTGACAGCCGGCGCCCTGGGTGCGCCCTCGGCGCTGTCCTCCGGCTGGACCGGGCACCTCATCGGGGGAAGCGGGCTCCTGGTGCCCGGACACGCAATCGCCAGCACTGCAGACATCCTGACCGCCGACACGGCCGGGGGGCTCTGGAACCGGCCTGCAGGGAATTCCTCCGTCAGCAGCCCCTACCAGATCGGGACCGGATGGTCCGGAATGAAGTCCCTGAACGTTGTGGACTGGAACAGTGACGGCGTTGCCGACGTCCTCGCACAGAGGTCCAACGGCACATTGTCCCTGTACCCGGGATCGGCGTCCGGTGGGTTTTCGACGCCGTTCACCGTTGCATCATCAGGCTTCGCGCAGACCACCCTGGTCACCGGCAAATGGGTCTCCGGTTCCCGTTTTCCGGGCCTGCTGGGTTACGGCGCCGACGGGGCCCTCTACTACTGGGGGAACGCGACCGGACGGACCGTCAGCGGCCCGGTCCGCCTCGGATCCGGCTGGTCGGGCCTGAAACTCGCCATGATCGACTTCGATTCCGACGGCAAGCAGGACCTGTTGGCCGTCAACACCGCCGGTGCCATGCGGCTCTACCGCTCCACCGGCGCGATCGGGTTCATCTCGGAAGCGAGGAGAACCGTCGGCAGCGGCTGGCAGTCATTCCGCCAGTTCTCCGCCAACAAGGGCTTTGCCGGAACGACCAGCAAGGGCGTGATGGCAGTGCAGACGGACGGACAGATGCGCTACTACCCGGTGGTGGCCGGCAGCCGGTGGGGCACGTCCTTCATGGCCGGGTCCGTGGGCTCGGCCACCACAGTGTCGTCGACCTCCGGCGGTAGCTAA
- the galE gene encoding UDP-glucose 4-epimerase GalE, protein MKVLVTGGAGYIGSHTALCLLEDGHDVVVLDNLMNSNIEAVRRVEELAGKKVEFREADLLDAEAVDEVFAEGGFGAVIHFAGLKAVGESVAKPLWYYRNNVVGTLNLLESMEKAGIRRLVFSSSATVYGASEHVPLIEKSPLDATNPYGRTKEQIEDILSDLSEADPRWSIALLRYFNPVGAHESGRIGEDPRGIPNNLLPFVAQVAVGRREKVMVFGNDYPTPDGTGVRDYIHVMDLAAGHLAALNYLQTKTGSFRWNLGTGRGSSVLEVIDAFGAAAGHPVPYEFAPRRPGDAAVSYADPSAALADLGWSAHRDLAQMCADHWRWQSANPYGYAGTEATEPAAASGTT, encoded by the coding sequence ATGAAGGTTTTGGTTACCGGCGGCGCCGGCTACATCGGATCACACACGGCTCTCTGCCTGCTCGAGGACGGACATGACGTCGTCGTGCTGGACAACCTCATGAACTCGAACATCGAGGCAGTCCGCCGTGTTGAAGAACTCGCCGGCAAGAAGGTGGAGTTCCGCGAGGCCGACCTGCTCGACGCCGAGGCTGTCGACGAGGTCTTCGCGGAAGGTGGCTTCGGCGCCGTCATCCACTTCGCGGGCCTGAAAGCCGTCGGTGAGTCCGTGGCGAAACCGCTCTGGTACTACAGGAACAACGTAGTGGGCACGCTCAACCTCCTCGAGAGCATGGAGAAGGCCGGCATCCGGCGGCTGGTCTTTAGTTCCTCGGCCACGGTATATGGCGCTTCCGAGCACGTTCCCCTCATTGAGAAGTCCCCGCTGGATGCGACCAATCCCTACGGCCGGACGAAAGAGCAAATCGAGGACATCCTGTCCGACCTGAGCGAGGCCGACCCGCGGTGGAGCATCGCGCTGCTGCGCTACTTCAATCCCGTTGGTGCACACGAATCAGGGCGTATCGGCGAAGACCCCCGCGGTATCCCCAACAACCTGCTGCCTTTCGTCGCCCAGGTTGCAGTGGGGCGGCGGGAGAAGGTCATGGTGTTCGGTAACGACTACCCTACGCCGGACGGTACAGGGGTCCGTGACTACATCCACGTCATGGACCTGGCGGCCGGCCACCTGGCAGCCCTGAACTACCTGCAGACCAAGACCGGTTCGTTCCGGTGGAACCTTGGAACCGGCCGCGGTTCGTCCGTCCTGGAGGTCATTGACGCCTTCGGTGCAGCCGCAGGGCACCCGGTTCCCTATGAGTTTGCACCACGCCGGCCGGGTGACGCCGCCGTGAGCTACGCCGACCCCTCGGCAGCCCTGGCGGACCTTGGATGGTCCGCGCACCGTGACCTGGCGCAAATGTGTGCTGACCACTGGCGCTGGCAGAGTGCAAACCCTTACGGCTACGCAGGGACGGAAGCAACAGAACCGGCCGCTGCGTCAGGCACGACGTAG